The genomic window atgatgtttttaaaaagcaaaatatgTAACTACTCTGTGTTGTTCTTACCCCAGTTCACAGTGATATTTCCTCTGACACTGCTGTGCAGCACCAGGCATCTGTAGCCCTCAGAGTTCTGGGCTCCCTCTGGCACCCTCACCCTCCTCCTCAGCTGGTAGGTACCATCCCCATTAGGCAGAACTGCATCACCACTCACTCCCTGCACCAAGGGGCGGTTGTCAGGTCCCAGCCACTCAACCTGCACCTCCTTTGGGTAGAATCCCGTCACATGACACGTGAGCTCCATTTCAAATGCGTCTTGAGTAGGACCCTCCACTATTTTGACCTGAGGGGCTGCAACAACCATGCCATGTTTACTGAAACCATTCACTGAAAGTACACAGCACAGCTCTGTGCAGAGTGTGTTACCAGTGTTTGAGTTTTGGCTTGGATTTGGTCTTCAAGCCACTACTCAAGTCTCTCAAAATGGTCAAATAACCTGTTAcaagtgaaatatatttttgttgaaaaaaCTACCTTTCAACAGATTTTATCTTTCACTTGTCTCATCCAAGGTCATATATACACAATCAGTGATTCACCATTGTTCAGCTAACTTAAGCAATAGGAAGTGAAAACAACAGTGCTAAATGGGGAAAAGCACAAAAAAgtcctttaaaagaaaaattaacCAAGGTAAGCCATTCAGTCAAAAATAGAGTCAAATGCCAAAGTCTAAAGAAATCACCATTTGTTACCTCATGCCAGTTCCCTGATATATTGGTTCGGGTCTGAGTGGAGTTTGGTCAAGATGAACTCCTTAGCAGCAATATAACTATAACTGCTAATATAACAGGCGAAGTTCAATAAAACAGGTTACTGGAAGTTCTCCTGACCTTTCTTCTCCAGCACTTTTAGGCTGAACTGCAGTAGCTTCTTCAGCCAGCTAATACATCCAGACTCATAGTGGGTAGTGAGACGGTGGAGGTCCTCAAGGTCCCGTTCCCTCTTCAGTTTGTAAAAGACAGCCTCTGGAACAGCAGCTGTCCACATTTGGGATTTAACATCAAAGCTCACAAAATCTTTGCCATCATAGGCATGGCCCATGGAGGCTAATGTAGTATTGTCTGGGTTGAGCTGACACCAGCCTTGAGCCTGATATGTATGATCTGCAAAAACAGAAGATTCTTAAAACTCCAGACTGAAAACCCTGGTTTGCTTTCCTATTCATCTGCTGAACTGAGGGATCACTGTCCCTACCTCATCCCCAAAAATATCTCTAAAATGACAATTATCTATTATCTAGGCCAGTGAtcctcaatcctgctcctgggggacccctgctctgcacgttttccatctttccctgctccacCTACCTGGCTTAAC from Chanos chanos chromosome 2, fChaCha1.1, whole genome shotgun sequence includes these protein-coding regions:
- the LOC115804686 gene encoding major histocompatibility complex class I-related gene protein-like, coding for MKVHRLRRHCIATRGTWFPKNVQFLMLDDVVVSYYNSSADRETKIPDWLSHPEGLKFWKEISENLKFNRHVMNTAVNLINERLNGSHDHTYQAQGWCQLNPDNTTLASMGHAYDGKDFVSFDVKSQMWTAAVPEAVFYKLKRERDLEDLHRLTTHYESGCISWLKKLLQFSLKVLEKKAPQVKIVEGPTQDAFEMELTCHVTGFYPKEVQVEWLGPDNRPLVQGVSGDAVLPNGDGTYQLRRRVRVPEGAQNSEGYRCLVLHSSVRGNITVNWVPKRNLSIVFVTVGVVSLILAATAAVWCLLSR